In the genome of Dunckerocampus dactyliophorus isolate RoL2022-P2 chromosome 6, RoL_Ddac_1.1, whole genome shotgun sequence, one region contains:
- the ppp2r2ca gene encoding protein phosphatase 2, regulatory subunit B, gamma a codes for MGEDAESPKINHTFLRDYVTEADVISTVEFNQTGDLLATGDKGGRVVIFQRETESKGQSEEVGETGDSGEYNVYSTFQSHEPDFDYLKSLEIEEKINKIRWLPQQNAAHFLLSTNDKTIKLWKVSERDKRPEGYNLKDEEGRLKDISTITSLQVPVLKPTDLMVEVRPRRVFANGHTYHVNSISVNSDGETYLSADDLRINMWHLGITDRSFNIVDIKPANMEDLTEVITAAEFHPQHCHLFVYSSSKGTLRLCDMRASALCDKHTKLFEEPEDPGSRSFFSEIISSVSDVKFSHSGRYLLTRDYLTAKVWDLNMDKGPVETYQVHEYLRSKLCSLYENDCIFDKFECVWNSSDSVIMTGAYNSFFQMFDRETGRGVTLEAWRESSKPRAVLRTRRVYTGGKRRRGDVGVDSLDFSKKILHMAWHPSENIIAIAATNNLYIFQDRVNPEAQAQ; via the exons ATGGGCGAAGACGCTGAGAGCCCCAAGATCAACCACACCTTCCTGCGAGACTATGTCACTGAAG CTGATGTTATCTCCACGGTGGAATTCAACCAGACAGGGGACCTGCTGGCCACAGGGGATAAAGGTGGCCGTGTGGTCATCTTCCAGAGAGAAACTGAG TCTAAAGGTCAGTCCGAGGAGGTGGGGGAGACTGGGGACTCCGGAGAGTACAACGTCTACAGCACCTTCCAGAGTCACGAGCCAGACTTTGACTATCTAAAGAGCCTGGAGATTGAAGAGAAAATCAACAAGATAAGATGGCTACCCCAACAGAATGCGGCACATTTTCTCCTGTCCACCAATG ATAAGACCATTAAACTGTGGAAGGTGAGTGAGAGGGACAAGAGACCGGAAGGATACAACCTGAAAGACGAGGAGGGCCGGCTCAAAGACATTTCAACCATCACATCTCTGCAG GTGCCAGTACTGAAACCAACAGATCTGATGGTCGAGGTCCGCCCCAGACGAGTGTTTGCCAATGGACACACTTACCATGTCAACTCCATCTCAGTCAACAGTGATGGGGAGACGTACTTATCTGCTGATGACCTCCGTATCAATATGTGGCACCTGGGTATCACCGACCGCAGCTTCA ACATTGTGGACATAAAGCCAGCAAACATGGAGGATCTCACAGAGGTGATAACAGCAGCCGAGTTCCACCCTCAACACTGTCACCTATTTGTGTACAGCAGCAGTAAGGGCACCCTGCGCCTCTGTGACATGAGAGCCTCTGCACTCTGTGACAAACACACCAAAT TGTTTGAGGAACCAGAAGATCCTGGGAGCCGCTCCTTCTTTTCTGAGATCATCTCCTCTGTGTCAGATGTCAAGTTCAGCCACAGTGGACGCTACCTGCTGACCAGAGACTACCTCACCGCCAAGGTGTGGGATCTGAACATGGACAAGGGCCCCGTGGAGACGTACCAA GTCCATGAATACCTAAGGAGTAAGCTGTGCTCCCTCTATGAGAACGACTGCATCTTTGACAAGTTTGAGTGTGTTTGGAACAGCTCAGACAG CGTGATCATGACCGGCGCGTACAACAGCTTTTTCCAGATGTTTGACAGGGAGACGGGGCGAGGCGTGACTCTCGAGGCCTGGCGGGAGAGCAGCAAGCCCCGTGCCGTGTTACGTACCCGTCGCGTTTACACTGGTGGTAAACGCCGACGTGGAGATGTGGGCGTTGATAGCTTGGACTTCAGCAAGAAAATCCTACACATGGCTTGGCACCCATCCGAGAATATCATCGCCATAGCGGCTACCAACAACCTGTACATCTTCCAGGACCGTGTCAACCCAGAGGCACAGGCGCAGTGA
- the LOC129182786 gene encoding histone PARylation factor 1 has translation MTGRAKRKLKSIQESGKGNREVKKPRADDFKATSTSEVSPQQRDEILQLYKLHMPEDFYHFWDLCKELCPDNPCGALKDTLGLQLVGPFDILAGAHRNCKNPSPNFHLHWRYFYDPPEFQTILQGNEESQQHIGYYRDIPDSLPSFVGENEAKRGCTITQIGDNIFAAVHLFLSRKKSEKGSRKTGDFESLEAKLRERSETLNLSLEQKTKGMKQRDKKVVTKTFHGAGIVVPVDKNDVGYRELPETDAALKKICKAITDAQNDEERIRAFKPIQEIVTFVQFANDECDYGMGYELGVDLFCFGSHYFHKVVKQLLPMAYNLLKRNLFGEILEAHLISRSHDNLDQLSSC, from the exons ATGACAGGGCGCGCGAAAAGAAAGCTCAAATCCATTCAG GAGTCGGGCAAAGGTAACAGAGAGGTGAAGAAACCTCGTGCTGATGACTTCAAAGCCACGTCCACATCTGAAGTGTCTCCACAGCAACGTGATGAGATCCTGCAGCTCTACAAGCTGCACATGCCTGAAGACTTCTACCATTTTTGGGACTTGTGCAAGGAGCTTTGTCCTGATAACCCCTGTG GTGCGCTGAAAGACACACTCGGTTTACAGCTGGTTGGTCCCTTTGACATTCTGGCTGGAGCTCACCGAAACTGCAAGAATCCCTCCCCTAACTTCCACCTTCACTGGAGGTATTTCTATGACCCACCAGAGTTCCAGACCATACTGCAGGGCAATGAGGAAAGCCAGCAACATATCGGCTACTACAG AGATATTCCAGACTCCCTCCCTTCCTTTGTTGGGGAGAATGAAGCCAAGCGTGGCTGCACTATAACACAGATTGGAGATAATATCTTCGCTGCGGTTCA CCTGTTTCTGTCGAGGAAGAAGAGCGAGAAGGGCAGTCGGAAAACAGGGGATTTTGAGAGCCTAGAGGCAAAGCTGAGAGAGCGATCGGAGACTCTGAACCTCTCTCTAGAACAGAAGACCAAAGGAATGAAGCAGCGGGACAAGAAG GTGGTCACCAAAACGTTCCATGGTGCTGGCATTGTTGTGCCTGTAGACAAGAATGACGTGGGGTACAGAGAACTGCCAGAAACTGATG CTGCTCTCAAAAAGATCTGCAAGGCTATCACTGATGCCCAGAATGATGAAGAGCGCATCAGAGCTTTTAAACCTATCCAAGAGATTGTCACTTTTGTTCAATTTGCCAATGATGAATGTGACTACGGCATGGGCTATGAACTAGGAGTGGACCTCTTCTGTTTTGGATCACAC TATTTCCACAAGGTTGTCAAGCAACTTCTGCCCATGGCCTACAACTTACTGAAAAGGAACTTGTTTGGAGAAATTTTGGAGGCCCACCTCATCAGCCGTAGCCATGACAACCTGGACCAGCTCTCCTCTTGTTAA